In Lycium ferocissimum isolate CSIRO_LF1 chromosome 7, AGI_CSIRO_Lferr_CH_V1, whole genome shotgun sequence, the sequence CACATTCTCTTTATGCATGCAaccataatattttatgttgtttATAGATCTCCTTTTATCAATGAAATAACAAAGTTCATTATAACATTTACTAATATCATTTCTAAACACAACGGACATGCATTTCAAGTTTATCACAAGATATGTTATTTATCCTAACATTTGTGAAAATAAGTTTCTCAAAATCAGAAAGGGTTAAGGAAGATAAATAAGTAGACAAGAAATGGAACCTGATTTTTGTAGCATTTTTCTTGTTGAccttgaaattttaattttcttgccTGCAGGATTTGTCATGTGTTGATTTGAGGATACAGTAAtcaaaatcttatttttattaCTTCTCCACAACCAATTGTTGTTTTGCTGCTTTATTATGacatttttaatataaaaattcatGGCCTTTCCTTGCAAAACAACTTACCTAATCCATAGAAAGTGTCCAGCAAGTTTTTAACATTCTATTCTTTGTCTTGTACAATTTgtaaagttctttttttttttttttctttctctcaagaTACAATTTGTATAGTTTGTCCTTGCAAATTTTTGATTGAAACGTTTGACTTCTCGCACAAATCCATAGCGTataatccatatatatacacgatgcAAGTAATGTAGACAATtgaataaattatgataaaaccCAAAACTTGGCTAAGCAGCCAAGGGATTGATGATTATAAGAAACCAAACTGAAAAGTAAGATAATAGTCAACCTCtataacatttcactataacatcCATCATCTAAATAATCTGAtgctttcattattttttaataattaggtaattaaatttttaagaaggatatttatcaatttaattttataatttagGGGGTTCTTCAGTCTGTAAAAATAAAACATCAGAAGCCTTATGACTTTATGTAGAAGCCAACAAAAGGCAGAGCCATCATTTCTTTAAGgcttttatttagtatttttttttctttgtttgataggctattttgaatttttatagTAAATGTACCAAACACAtcttcttctattttattttctctagTATGGCCTGTGACATTGGGGCAAATGTGCTTGGAGAAGTTTAGAGTAacaaaaagaattaaattttttcgtgattcttttttttttcatagttttatTTGTCTTCTTTCATATATGAGTATGAAGTTAAAAGTATTATCCGGAGTCATCATCACTATTTCCATGGATTCATTCTATTAATATGGTGAGAAAAAAGAATCTTATAAGTTACTTTTCATCGAGGAGAAAAAGATTATAGTTAATGGATACTACAAACATTTGGTTCCCTTGCACAACTCAAGTTCCCAAACTGATCAGTTTAAGTTGGTAATTCCTTATTGGTGGAAGAATCACAACTACTACTCACATCAATCATCTGAAGAGTATTTATCCCTCAAATAGACTTTAGTCTGCACATGTTGTGTAAACCTGACCAAGTATTTCTTAAATTAAACAAAGGTCATCACTCTTAACAGATAGTCGGGTGAATCTGGACAATTAGACATTCAACCCGTATAGACTTTACATAATTTATTTTCTGATGGTATAGACTTTTCGTGTAGCACACTGTGTTGTTAgagtttgaagaaaataaaagactaCACATAATATTCAATCAACTGTATTAAACTTTAATCATCTTCAAAGTATAACAATTTAGCAGAATATATATCAGTTTAATAACAAATTGTAGCAGTAAATCCAAAAGAAAGTTAACTTACAATTGATTACTCCATAAGTAGACATCGCTAGATAATAGCCTGAATATTAGATAGATAGACGGGATAGCAGCCCGCAGAAAATTTAACAATCAAGTAGAAGAGGAAAAAACAgtgaaaagaaaatattgagaaaagaaTAAGTTACTAATAATTGTAGAGTAGTTATTAAAGGCCAAAGCAACCATTGGCAGAGTAAGTTAAATAAATGGCTCTTCAAATTAGAGTGCGAAGAATTGCGTCTATTCGAATTTCTAATTGTAGgcgtgttttatttttattgtagacttcttattttttttaataggatATTTAAGTAAGTGAAGGGTAATATTGTAATTTGACTTTTAGATTTAgggttcatgcttttaatataatatagatatgtgTTTAAGTTTGGTGCACCGTCAGTGTATAAGACTTTGTACACCATTAGGTAATCTCACTGGTAAACATGGTAACTTTAACAAGTAATTAATAGTACTActttttagtaatataattataatttacagaagaaaaaaagttaCGGGTAAGTTGAGTCCTATTTGTTCTCTAAAACTAATTAATTCCTGGTTGTATTGGTAACAGATTTATTTCCTTCTAGTTCTGAcgtttttcttgatttttaccAACTTAAATCAAAACCAGAAGTTCTTCAACGTATTACTTTTGAATAAGTCCACCATATTACTTTTGAATAAGTAGTAGTAAATTACATAACTTTAGTTCTGATTCAACTTTTTGAACGTATAAGATAATTTTTCTATGTAATTTGTAAGAAATCTAAAGTTTAAGATTTTGTATACTTGCAAGCTTTTATCAATTAATGTCTCTCAAATCACCGATCCATTTTCTTTGAAGGGGAGAAAGAGACCGCAACAGACGGAAGCTTTGAATAGGGGAGGGAGAGGAAGTGAGGAACAATAAAAGATTAGCGTATAAAttttagaaaaggaaaattaattacaaaaaaaaattggtgacCTGCAATTGCAGGTTAATGTCacctgatagtgtaaaaaaagTGTACACTGACAGTGCACCAAACTTAAACTCTAtagatatatattataataattGAGTTCATagtcaaatatttataatttttagatATTTTGATGTATCTCTTAATATGAGATATGGACAAAAACTAATCGATTCACTTAAATTTACAACTAACATTGTAGATAACAATGTACGATGATAAACTTTGAAACCACCTCGAAATTTCAACCACAGTACATCAACCTTTTACATATGTTTATGATATTTCACTATAAAATAAGCATCTGAACGCATGGATTAATTCCAAAGTCCCGTAGAGATAAAACAATACAATACTGCACTAATTTATAACAAACCACACACTCACAAGTCACAACATATATAATTATGTCTGCTTATCCAGCTTGATCTCTTCATGGTTTTTCTTGGCGTTCTTGGCATAGGTCTTGAAGTGAAAGTTGAGAAAAAGTGCTAAAAGTGAGACATTAAAACTGAAAGTGAAGAACCAAATCCCTATCCCAGAGCAACCAAACTCACTAGTCAAGTGATAATACATCAGTGCGCCCAAACACACAAAGCAAAACATGAACTGCCCAATTTGTACGTCAGTCACCAATTTCTTCCACCTTGGACTTTTTCCAATTGCAGAGAGGAAATAATAAGCGTACATTAGCACATGAACCGAAGCATTAGTGATCACCCCAGCATGCAACATGGACTGGCCAGTTCCAACACTAACATAACACAAAAGTGGCACCAATGCATGGTGGTACACGTGGAGGAACGTGAGTCGTCGAGACCGTGATTTACTAAGTAGGATCAAAAGGGTGTCTACGAATTCAAGAATCTTAGAAAGGTAGAACACGTAGCCCCAAAAGAAGATCGGTCCTTGAGGAAGGGTATTTTCATAATTTAACCTGTTAAAACAGATGACCCAAGTCCAGTCGTGGACGTGGGCTGCCATCTGGTGGAGGACTGAGAGGCCGCACCCCACGGCCACTATAAACGATAGGATACAGAGGATGAGGCTGTGGGTGGCGGTGATGAGGCGGAGGATGGTGGCGGAAACGGTGGGAAGTAGTGATGGGAAGCGGAGAGATAGTATAGTGAGAGACAAGTAAATGAACATTGACACTATGGGAAATAACCAGGTGGAACCAAAAGTTTGTCCATGCTTAAACTCAAATTGACTGATAATTGGGTGGCCAACTAGCCAATAGTGGATTATGGAGTCAAGACGTTCCATTTTTATGAGGTGAAGAGATGGATGTTGTAGTTCTTATGGagaatgaaaatatatataaaggtcTTGGACAAGGAGAACCGCTAGGTGCTCATAGTAAACAAGATTAATATAGGAAAAAAGACTTACCACTTTATGTTTTGCTCCAATCTGTTGTTCCAATTATGTTGCATTTTTCACAAGTAGAGACCTGGCCAACCTTTTTACTGTTATACTTGTTTAAAGTTGCCTAATTACATTGTACCTGTCGTGTGGGTTTAATTTACTTTGACCACTATTTAAAATAGGTGTTTACACTTACTTATTATTGTATAGTATAATACAAGTCTTTAACTTTATGCGTGGTTTGGTCGTTGGTTACAGTCATGCATGTATTAGTAAAGCAGAAATTAGTTAGGCAGGAATCGGTTACGCAAGGATTAATTAATTATGTATGGTTTAGTTTTTTATGTAATTAGTTATTCCATACCCCACCCCACATATGCATAAATtactcataacttatacatgctTTAAGTATGGATTATATATAATGTGATAACCAAACATTTAATTTCGTGTGCTCAATTTTATACATAGCAACTTAAATGCTACCAAACATAGTATACTAGGTATGCTAGTTTTCATGTATGATTCACTTCCTAACCAATAACCAAGCGATGATATTGTGCATGTGTGGGAAATTAGGATAAGTGACTTGCTTACATGTCTTTCTCTGCTGATACAAAGAAACTTTTTACACATTATCAGGTCTTCCAGAGGATATTTATAGGTAAGtcttcttaaaatatgaaatttgtagtCTTGAAAATAAAACAGATTACCAGCTATAATAGGTAAAGGTGACctaattatgtaaaaattaatTCCTTATACTATCCGTGTATGCTTTTATTGGAAAAATGACTGTGGTatctaaaagaaaaatcaaattgttGTCCAGATTCATTCCCTTACGATCTTATTAATGGgttaattatatttttggaaTACTATTCTAACATTATTAGCTTCTGGCAATGGTAACAGACCATTTATGAGCCATAATCATTTCTTTCTATTCATGAGCCATTATCCTTTGATAAAAGTACGTAGTAACATAACCTATCTTCAGCAATGACAATtcattttgatgatttgatacTTGTTATACTTTTCTTTTGTGGAAGATAGATCAAGATTATAAATTCTTCCTCTTATATTATATAGTGTTtggttttctttcttatttaatCTTTGTTGTTTCTGCTCATAGTTTATATTAGAAGAACTTATTGAATCTTGAGGGATACACATTTACCGGTGGAATATCCTTAAGGATAATATCCTTGACACGCCTTAAACACTGAGATGTTTTATAAATACTTTTCGTAAAATTTCCAACAATCTCAAGGATATTCCGCTCGACTTTTTCAATTTAAGAAGATCAACAATGATGGTAACCCAATTGGTGATCCCATGAAGTAGGTTTATATatatgggtaataacaagtcattagttATCAAAAGTGCACTACTATTAAATTATGACCTTCCTATGGTCTGTGAATATAATTAATACAATAGTACTGCAGGGTAAAGTGAGGTAGATTTAAATTCTTAATTCAATTCATAGTCTTTATAGGTGGTGATCAATTACTCTGAGAATACTTGATGATTGGACTTATTTGAGTGTGGAGTGGAGTCGGTCCTTTGAAATTATGACAAATgtctagagcactcatgaataAAAGACGCGCACATGGCTTATTAGCACAAAACCGTGACAAACAACAATGTATGTGGGAGTTTAATGTGATAGCTAAGACACTGAACTGACAAAAAAATCTTGATTCATAAAATTTCTAAACTTCACCAATTATTCTGTAAggttaatcttattttatctagGTCTAGTTCATAGTCGAAGAGACACCAAATTCTACACATTATGCTCATTGTGAAAACCGGCATTTTATTATATTCCTTGATCTTCTTTTTGAAATATGTGggaattgttggaaaaatgaatGCGGTAtctatgtatataaaaaaaaaaaaatccttgcCTAAATTCATTTCTTTAAGATTCTATTACTAGGTTAATTATATTTGCAATATTCTAACATTTTTAGCTTCTGGCAATGGTAACAGACCATTTATGAGCCATTATCATTTCTATTCACGAGCCATTATCTTTTGATAATAGTACGTAATAACATAACCTTTCTTCAGCAATGACAATGCATTTTGATAATTAAATCCTTACCTATATATATTCTTGTAGTCCCTTTCTTTTGTAATAGATCAAGATAAATTCTTCCTCATATATTATACGAGATAGTGCAggattttctttcttatttaatCGTTAGTGTTTTTGCTCCTAGTttatactagaagagcttgttgaatcctggaAGATACAAATTTACAGGTGAAATATTCTTAAGGACAGTGTTCTCGACACGCCTCAAACTATGAGAATTTCTAAATATTTTACGTAAAATTTCCAACAATTTAAACTCCAATAAATATATCTACATGCATGGCAGTTGAATAACTATTTCGCTGTAATATATAGATTAGTAGTTCATTTGGCTCGGAAAAGCGGGAAAAAGAATTGGAGAAGAGAAACTTTGTTGAATTCCTCTTCCGTGAGTCCTTGTATATGTGCCAAACTGTTACCTATCCTTGGTGTTGACACGTTaaatactaataatattttgAGCATGATGTTACAtagttgctttttttttttttt encodes:
- the LOC132062753 gene encoding uncharacterized protein LOC132062753; amino-acid sequence: MERLDSIIHYWLVGHPIISQFEFKHGQTFGSTWLFPIVSMFIYLSLTILSLRFPSLLPTVSATILRLITATHSLILCILSFIVAVGCGLSVLHQMAAHVHDWTWVICFNRLNYENTLPQGPIFFWGYVFYLSKILEFVDTLLILLSKSRSRRLTFLHVYHHALVPLLCYVSVGTGQSMLHAGVITNASVHVLMYAYYFLSAIGKSPRWKKLVTDVQIGQFMFCFVCLGALMYYHLTSEFGCSGIGIWFFTFSFNVSLLALFLNFHFKTYAKNAKKNHEEIKLDKQT